The Bacillus sp. Marseille-Q1617 genome has a segment encoding these proteins:
- a CDS encoding TetR/AcrR family transcriptional regulator produces MAVNRKQQIVEAASKSFSLFGYKATTMDQVAKLANVGKGTIYTFFKNKEELFDEIVTSLINEMKKEAEQVIDPQESFTENVHRALFRLLEFRKEHQLTIKLYQEAREIGTPAVSEVIDRMEKAVIELLSQRIEKAIASGAIKPCNPEMTAFIMLKLYVSLIFDWERTHGPLDKDEISNLFELYLIKGLSAG; encoded by the coding sequence ATGGCAGTTAACAGGAAACAACAAATAGTAGAGGCAGCTTCCAAGTCATTTTCTTTATTCGGATATAAAGCTACCACCATGGACCAGGTCGCCAAGCTTGCAAACGTTGGTAAAGGCACCATCTATACGTTCTTTAAAAATAAGGAAGAATTGTTTGACGAGATTGTCACTTCATTAATCAATGAAATGAAAAAGGAAGCAGAGCAAGTGATTGACCCTCAAGAATCTTTTACGGAGAATGTTCATCGTGCACTTTTTCGCCTGCTTGAGTTCCGAAAAGAGCATCAGCTGACAATAAAGCTGTATCAGGAAGCAAGAGAAATCGGAACCCCCGCAGTATCGGAAGTGATTGATCGAATGGAGAAAGCGGTCATCGAGCTTTTGAGTCAACGAATTGAAAAAGCAATAGCTTCTGGAGCGATTAAGCCGTGCAATCCAGAAATGACCGCATTTATTATGTTGAAGCTGTATGTCTCATTGATCTTTGATTGGGAACGGACCCATGGTCCACTCGATAAAGACGAAATTTCCAATCTGTTTGAGCTGTATCTTATAAAAGGGTTATCTGCAGGATAG